The window GCCCTGATTTGCGCTCCACCATTTTAGGAATAATGGCTTTGGACATATACAGCAATCCCTTCACATTGATATCCAGCATGGCATCCCAATCATCTGGGTTGCCCTTATCAATAGGGTCCAAACCATGTGCGTTTCCCGCGTTGTTGACCAAAATATCGATTTCTGAAAATTCCTTGGGCAAACTGTCGATGGCGGAGAACACATCCTCACGATTCCTCACATCAAAATTGAGCGTCAAAATTGATGTGTCTCTTCCTAATTGGTTCGTTAGCTCGTGTAAACGCTCTTCCCTGCGGCCACAAAGAATCAGATTGAAACCTTGCTTTGCAAAAAGTTCGGCAGTTGCCTTTCCAATTCCACTTGTTGCTCCTGTAATTAAC is drawn from Flagellimonas sp. MMG031 and contains these coding sequences:
- a CDS encoding SDR family NAD(P)-dependent oxidoreductase: MATTALITGATSGIGKATAELFAKQGFNLILCGRREERLHELTNQLGRDTSILTLNFDVRNREDVFSAIDSLPKEFSEIDILVNNAGNAHGLDPIDKGNPDDWDAMLDINVKGLLYMSKAIIPKMVERKSGHIINIGSTAGKEVYPNGNVYCASKHAVDAINQGMRIDLNAYGIRVGAVNPGLVETEFSDVRFKGDSERASKVYQGFQPLKPEDIADIILFVVTRPYHVNIADLVVMPTAQASSTIVKKNSP